The Impatiens glandulifera chromosome 3, dImpGla2.1, whole genome shotgun sequence genome contains a region encoding:
- the LOC124929856 gene encoding putative UPF0481 protein At3g02645, protein MVLSPTNDLRFNHGRWINQISKILEKEIWIDIDVAVSIFRVPKSITIHKPDAYEPRVVGLGPYHHFNLELYEMERYKLLAAGRLQKQVFHNVTDFKDLIQSLSQFEYKVRASYHKYLDFDVETLTWVMTIDSMFLLEFLYFHTHADAGQSQLVKYAAGRLELTFDAILGDVMMLENQIPIFFMRETLFALSSNRKVSDEMLASMLLDFCKLVSPVKFEDRVLNECDVLKRSHLLDLLYHFIVPKTMEQPDMISSDNLNGRSGSTSYDRPKSTSSDSTNDHDSFRELFDEMLDVASDVKRVNKIAAPIQAVMPMFSELASRSDQEQQHPMVDEIMIPSVSRLVKTGIQFCPMTSGGIESIKFDEKTRNFYLPVITLNNNTDVVIRNLVAYEASVEAGPLVLSRYIELMHGIIDTAEDAKILRESGIIVNNLKSDVVAAEMFNGVTKSVRLTNVSHIDKVIEDVNKYVNNKMRVQIHKRFKRFIYRSWRLLTVVAIILLILMMILQSFCSIYNCPRVFNTISED, encoded by the exons ATGGTGTTATCTCCAACAAATGATTTACGGTTTAACCACGGTCGTTGGATTAATCAAATAAGCAAAATTCTCGAAAAAGAGATTTGGATCGACATAGATGTCGCGGTTTCCATTTTTCGTGTCCCCAAAAGCATAACAATTCACAAGCCCGACGCTTACGAGCCTCGTGTTGTCGGATTAGGTCCTTATCATCATTTTAATCTCGAACTTTATGAGATGgaaag ATATAAACTCCTAGCTGCGGGAAGGCTGCAAAAACAAGTCTTTCACAACGTAACTGATTTCAAGGATCTAATACAAAGTCTATCACAATTTGAATATAAAGTTCGAGCTTCTTATCACAAGTATTTAGATTTTGATGTGGAGACTCTAACTTGGGTCATGACGATTGATTCAATGTTCTTGCTAGAGTTTCTTTACTTTCACACGCATGCAGATGCCGGTCAATCTCAATTGGTCAAGTACGCTGCCGGTAGATTAGAACTTACGTTTGACGCGATTCTCGGCGATGTCATGATGCTCGAGAATCAAATTCCTATATTTTTCATGCGAGAAACTTTGTTTGCTCTTAGTTCGAATAGAAAGGTTAGCGATGAGATGTTGGCTTCCATGCTTTTGGACTTTTGTAAATTGGTTTCACCTGTCAAGTTTGAAGATCGAGTTCTCAAT GAATGCGACGTTTTGAAGCGTTCACATCTATTGGACCTTTTGTACCATTTCATTGTGCCCAAAACTATGGAGCAACCCGACATGATAAGCTCCGACAACTTGAACGGTCGGTCTGGTTCCACAAGTTACGATCGACCAAAGTCAACATCATCGGACTCAACAAATGATCACGATAGTTTTCGTGAGCTTTTCGACGAAATGTTAGACGTAGCATCGGACGTTAAACGAGTAAACAAAATCGCAGCCCCAATCCAGGCCGTGATGCCAATGTTCTCAGAATTAGCTTCAAGGTCCGACCAAGAACAACAACATCCCATGGTCGATGAAATCATGATTCCTTCCGTGTCACGTCTTGTCAAAACGGGAATTCAATTTTGCCCTATGACTTCCGGCGGGATCGAGTCCATTAAATTCGATGAGAAAACGCGAAACTTTTACCTCCCGGTGATCACCTTGAATAATAACACCGACGTGGTCATTAGAAACTTGGTAGCGTACGAAGCTTCAGTCGAGGCGGGACCACTTGTTTTATCGAGATACATCGAATTAATGCACGGGATTATCGATACCGCCGAAGATGCAAAGATATTGAGGGAGAGTGGAATCATCGTGAACAATCTAAAGAGCGATGTGGTGGCAGCAGAGATGTTCAATGGGGTGACAAAGTCGGTTAGGTTAACGAATGTTTCGCATATTGATAAGGTCATTGAAGATGTGAACAAGTATGTGAATAATAAGATGCGAGTTCAGATTCATAAGCGATTCAAAAGATTTATCTATCGATCTTGGAGATTGTTAACGGTTGTGGCGATCATATTGCTGATCTTGATGATGATTTTGCAATCGTTTTGCTCCATCTATAATTGCCCTCGTGTTTTCAATACAATATCTGAGGATTGA
- the LOC124929857 gene encoding protein RGF1 INDUCIBLE TRANSCRIPTION FACTOR 1-like, producing MQGIEKPAWLEGLYTHQFFVPCSIHDRSKKNEKNVFCLDCCTTICPHCVPFHRFHRLLQVRRYVYHDVVRLEDLEKLIDCSNVQAYTINSSKVVFIKKRPQNRQFKGSNNFCTSCDRTLQEPFIHCSLGCKIDFLLKHYEDLTPYLRPCQTLRLGPDFFVPQETGEYYYISGRRKGIPHRSPLC from the exons ATGCAG GGAATTGAGAAGCCAGCATGGTTAGAAGGCCTATACACGCACCAATTCTTCGTGCCATGCTCAATTCACGATAGGTCAAAGAAGAACGAAAAGAATGTATTTTGCTTAGATTGTTGCACCACAATTTGCCCTCATTGCGTCCCTTTCCATCGCTTTCATCGGCTCCTTCAAGTACGCAGATACGTATACCACGATGTGGTAAGACTAGAAGATCTCGAGAAGCTCATAGATTGTTCAAACGTTCAAGCCTACACAATCAACAGTTCCAAAGTGGTGTTCATCAAGAAAAGACCTCAAAATAGACAATTTAAAGGGTCTAACAATTTCTGTACCTCTTGTGATAGAACTCTTCAAGAGCCTTTTATTCATTGCTCACTTGGATGCAAGATTGATTTTCTTCTAAAACATTATGAAGATCTCACGCCGTATCTAAGACCATGCCAGACGCTTCGACTCGGCCCTGATTTCTTTGTGCCTCAAGAAACGGGAGAATATTATTACATAAGTGGTAGAAGGAAAGGAATCCCACATAGGTCACCCTTGTGTTAG
- the LOC124931089 gene encoding 40S ribosomal protein S11-like, whose protein sequence is MAEQTEKAFLKQPKVFLCSKKTGKGNRPGKGGNRYFKSVGLGFKTPREAIEGTYIDKKCPFTGTVSIRGRILAGTCHSAKMNRTIIVRRNYLHYVKKYQRYEKRHSNIPAHISPCFRVKEGDHVTIGQCRPISKTVRFNVLKVIPAGSSGVGGKKAFAAI, encoded by the exons ATGGCAGAACAG ACGGAGAAGGCTTTTCTGAAGCAACCCAAGGTCTTTCTATG CTCGAAGAAAACAGGGAAAGGAAACAGGCCTGGAAAGGGTGGGAATCGCTACTTTAAGAGCGTTGGTCTTGGATTCAAGACTCCAAGAGAAGCCATTGAAG GGACATACATTGACAAGAAATGCCCGTTCACTGGAACTGTCTCTATCAGGGGACGTATTCTTGCTGGAACATGTCACAGTGCTAAGATGAACAGGACGATTATTGTTCGTCGTAATTATCTTCACTATGTCAAGAAATACCAAAG GTATGAAAAAAGACACTCGAATATCCCTGCTCATATTTCCCCATGTTTCCGTGTTAAGGAAGGGGATCATGTTACCATTGGCCAGTGCAG GCCTATTTCAAAGACAGTTAGGTTTAATGTGTTGAAAGTGATACCAGCTGGATCTTCTGGAGTTGGTGGAAAGAAAGCATTTGCTGccatttaa
- the LOC124932323 gene encoding uncharacterized protein LOC124932323, with protein sequence MYSSSYTPTYYNSLHESIASICKSILPFSFKKKRLPAIMAAEQLLEKQQSDNLKWQQDSFHQILKLMGLAKEGIVPESDVSAFRTHLLETLIASPTDYEIPAILKDKLLFLQELLYAKSITEDEYHSSKTPLLQRLAAQGAEIDSRSVIMAAPKEIKDENCLLNRQKSNSKAKFFGFKSPQKKNSKDKDGAEVVVDPSNSTSKNELGLSKENPFWNITLNETPSILMEPVKEEDMVIEEQKGKQLKSGTEKRRWGINGFKKWKNQEDDNGSGENSNPNIFPSGDHQMKFAPPPPPPSLKSKKNKNTNPFLLDFDDEGNLHGNPKKKLEEEEVDYNNPFWSPSNGSSITG encoded by the exons ATGTATTCATCATCGTACACTCCGACGTATTACAACTCTCTACACGAATCCATCGCCTCTATCTGCAAATCCATCCTTCCTTTCTCCTTCAAGAAGAAACGTCTTCCCGCGATCATGGCTGCCGAACAACTTCTGGAGAAACAGCAATCTGACAACCTAAAATGGCAGCAGGATTCATTCCATCAGATCCTCAAGCTAATGGGTCTCGCCAAAGAAGGAATCGTCCCTGAATCAGACGTATCCGCCTTCCGGACCCATCTCCTTGAGACCCTTATCGCATCTCCGACCGATTATGAAATTCCGGCCATCTTGAAAGACAAGCTTCTGTTCTTGCAG GAGCTTCTTTACGCGAAATCCATAACTGAGGATGAGTATCATTCTTCAAAGACGCCATTGTTGCAGAGGCTTGCAGCACAGGGAGCAGAGATTGATTCAAGAAGCGTAATCATGGCTGCACCAAAAGAAATTAAGGATGAGAATTGTCTTCTGAATCGACAGAAATCGAACTCAAAGGCTAAGTTTTTCGGTTTCAAATCGCCACAGAAGAAGAATTCGAAAGATAAGGATGGTGCAGAAGTTGTTGTTGACCCATCAAATTCTACTTCCAAGAACGAATTGGGTCTTTCTAAAGAAAACCCTTTTTGGAATATAACTTTAAATGAGACTCCATCTATTCTTATGGAGCCTGTGAAGGAAGAAGACATGGTGATTGAAGAACAGAAGGGAAAACAGCTGAAATCAGGAACTGAGAAAAGGAGATGGGGAATTAATGGattcaagaaatggaagaacCAAGAAGATGACAATGGCAGCGGGGAAAACAGTAATCCTAATATTTTTCCTTCTGGAGATCATCAAATGAAGTttgctcctcctcctcctccaccaaGTTTGAAGTCGAAGAAGAATAAGAACACCAACCCTTTCTTActggattttgatgatgaaggtAATCTACATGGAAATCCTAAGAAGAAGCTTGAGGAGGAAGAGGTTGATTATAATAACCCCTTCTGGTCTCCATCTAATGGTTCTTCAATTACAGGCTAA
- the LOC124929858 gene encoding uncharacterized protein LOC124929858, whose amino-acid sequence MATGAAGDGLIRGFFDACISGADAGIQRRPYHKNCSCALHKSRGQCSHSTSGNNVSYPIRRTWSEGSFTLMAASSSAAAAYVSPGSSPATNSVADIAGKTYLFPYNEE is encoded by the coding sequence ATGGCTACAGGGGCTGCCGGAGACGGCCTGATTCGTGGCTTCTTCGACGCATGCATCTCCGGTGCCGATGCCGGAATCCAACGCCGTCCTTATCACAAGAATTGCAGTTGTGCACTTCACAAATCTCGCGGACAATGTTCTCATTCCACCTCGGGAAATAACGTTTCCTATCCGATTCGTCGTACTTGGAGCGAAGGTTCCTTCACGCTTATGGCTGCTTCTTCTTCTGCTGCTGCTGCCTACGTATCGCCTGGATCTTCGCCTGCGACGAATTCCGTCGCCGATATTGCCGGAAAGACGTATCTATTTCCTTATAACGAAGAATAA